The Stigmatella ashevillena genomic sequence CCCCCAGAGAGCGCGGCACGTCCGCTCAGTCGAACAGCTCCAGCGTCTGGGGAGGCGTGGCCTCGGTGGGCTCGCCCAGGTGGCACCGGCGGCACCGGGCCTCGTAGGCCCCCGCGGCCCCCACCACCACCCGCGCCTCGCTGGACACCAATCGCTGGGAACGGTTCGCAGGATTGCCGCACACCACACAGATGGCCAGCTGCTTCGTCACGTACTCGGCGACCGCCAGCAACTGCGGCATCGGCTCGAAGGGACGCCCCTGGTAGTCCTGGTCCAGCCCCGCGCAGATGACGCGGACACCCCGGTAGGCCAGCGCCTCACACACCTGAACCACTTCGGGTCCGAAAAATTGGACCTCATCGATACCGACGACCTGTGTGTCAGCCGACAAATGGTAGAAAATTTCTTCAGCCCGTTCGATGGGCGTGGAGGTCAGCTTGAGCTGCGAGTGGCTCACCACCTGCGTCTCGTCGTAGCGGTCATCGACCTTCGGCTTGAAGACCTGGACACGCTGCTTGCCGTAGACGGCGCGCTTCACGCGGCGGATCAGTTCTTCCGTCTTTCCGGAGAACATGGGGCCGCAGACAACCTCTATCCACCCGATATCTTTGGGGAATTGGTGCACGAGATGATCCCATGTCCGCAGGGGCGGAGGGCGCGGGGATACTCGGTCAGGGGCTCCATGGAGTCAACCTTCCCGGTGTTTCCGCCCGCCCTTCCGCGGCCCTCACGCGCGCCATCGGCCTGCCTGCCTGCCTGCTCTTTCGGATCCGCCGGAGGTTTGGCAAGGCTCTTGAAAGAGGCTCCTCCCAGGTTCACACGGGAGGCGACAGGTGGCGGCGACAATCGAGCAGGGATTGACCCGGATTCGGGCGGGGCTGGGAACCTTCTACATCTCTCCAGCGTCGGTGGCGTTGCTGCTTCTGAACCTGATGGACGGACTCTTCACGCTCACCTTCCTCCAGCTCGACGTGGCCGAGGAGCTCAACCCCCTGATGCGGGTGGCCTATGAGCACTCACCGCTCGTCTTCATGACCTCCAAGCTCATCATCGTGAACGCGGGCCTGACACTGCTGTGCCTGCACCGCGCCATGCGCGCCAGCCGCCTGGCCATCCGCGCTGGGGCGCTCATCTACGCCATCATCAACGTCTATCATCTGGCATTCTTGACGCACCTCGTCCGGCACTGGCCGCTCTTCTGACCGGCGGCCAACGGCCCTGCACGGGAACAACTTGCATTTTCGGTCCGCTCTGTTCGAGTCTTCCCGCCAGCACCGATCTTTCGGGTTCTGGTGGGGGGCAGCATGAACATCACCGACGTCAGGGTCTTTCCAGTCACTGAAGATAAACTCAAGGCTTACGTGACCATCACCCTGGATCATTGTTTTGTCATCCGCGATCTCAAGGTCATTCACGGCGCATCGGGGTTGTTCATCGCGATGCCAGCCAAGAAACGCAAGGACGGGACGTACAAGGATATCGCACATCCGCTCAACGCGGATACCCGGACCGAGATGGAACGGGTCATCTTGTCGGAGTACGAGCGGCAGACGCAGCAGGGACACTTGGGGGTGAGCGCCCTGCTCGCCGCGGAAGCCGACTAGACACTTCCCTTGCGGGCGTGGGCAGGTTAGGAGCGCCCCATGCAGCCCTCGCGTGACTTCAAGGTCTTCACGGGCAGCTCCAATCCGGGGCTTGCCCACCGCATCTGCGAATACCTCAAGCGCCCCCTGGGCAAAGCCCAGGTAGGCCGGTTCTCGGACGGGGAGATCCAGGTCGAGATCGACGAGAACGTCCGCGGGCAGGACATCTTCATCATCCAGTCCACGTGCCCGCCCTCCAATGATCACCTCATGGAGCTGCTCATCTACTGCGACGCCCTGAAGCGGGCGAGCGCGGGCTCCATCAACGCGGTCATCCCCTACTACGGCTACGCCCGGCAGGACCGGAAGGTGGCCCCGCGCACGCCCATCACCGCCAAGCTGGTGGCGGATCTGCTGGAGGTGGCCGGGGCCTCGCGCGTGGTGTCCATGGACATGCACGCCGGGCAGATCCAGGGCTTCTTCAACATCCCCTCGGACCACCTGTACGGCTCGCCGGTGTTCCTGGAGGATCTGCGCAAGCGCTTCCCGGACACCCAGGACACGGTCATCGTGTCGCCAGACGCCGGCGGCGTGGAGCGGGCGCGGGCCTACTCCAAGCGGCTGAACTCGCCCCTGGCCATCATCGACAAGCGGCGGCCCCGCCCCAACTCCTCGGAGGTGATGAACCTCATCGGAGATGTGAAGGGCAAGGACGCCATCCTCGTGGACGACATGGTGGACACCGCGGGCACGCTGACCCAAGCGGCCGCCGCCCTCAAGGAGAAGGGCGCGCGCCGGGTGGTGGCCTACGCCGTCCACCCGATCCTCTCGGGACCGGCCCTCCAGCGCATCCAGGACTCGGTGCTGGAAGAAGTCGTCTTCACCGACACGGTGCCCCTGTCGCCCGCCGCGCAGGCGTGCGGAAAGCTCCGGGTGCTCACCACCGACCGGCTCTTTGGCGAGGCCATTGCCCGCATCCACCGGGCCGACTCCCTCAGCTCCCTGTTCGTCTAAGCAGGGGCCTGGCGGCTGGGCGGCTTGACTCCAGGCCCGCCCGCTGGCATGTGCCACTTCACTCCCCTGGCTCCTTCATGAGGCGCTGTCTTCGGGGCCCGCCATCGGGGCGGGATGCCGAGAGCGCCAGGAGGCCGGGTGGAGCCTCGCAGTCCCTACCTTGAAAGAGACATCCCATGTCAGTCGACAAGAGCTCCCTGGAAGCCAAGCCCCGTGAAGGTTCCGGCAAGGGCGCGGCCCGCAAGCTGCGCGCCCAGGGCCTGGTGCCCGCGGTCGTCTACGGCAAGCACCTGGAGAAGCCCGTGCACGTGGCGGTGAACCCGAAGGCCGTGAAGCAGGCCATCAACACCCCGCACAAGTTCAACACGCTCATCCAGCTGAAGCTGGACAGCGCCACCCACCAGGTTCTCCTGAAGGACTACCAGACGGACCCGCTCAGCCGGGAGATCCTCCACGTGGACTTCATCGACGTGCGGGACAATGAGCAGGTGAAGGTGAACGTGCCGCTGGTGCTCACGGGCAAGGCCGCGGGCATCGCCGATGGCGGTCTGCTCTCGCAGATCCGCCGCGAGCTTGAGCTCTGGGCGCTGCCGCAGGCCATCCCGGAGAAGATCGAGGTGGACGTCACCCCGCTCAAGATCAACCAGGCGATCCACATCAACGACCTCAAGCTGCCCCAGGGCGTGTCGGTGAAGACGAACGTCAACTACACGGTCGCGGTGCTCAGCGCGCCCGAGCGCGAGGACGCGGGCGTGGCGGCGGCGGCGGCGGCTTCCGCGGCGACGGCTCCTGCGGCGGCGGCGGCTCCTGCGGCGGGCGCCAAGGCGGGCGATGCCAAGGCGGGCGATGCCAAGGCGGCGGCCCCGGCCAAGGCCCCGGCCAAGAAGTAGTCTTCTCCCGGTTCTTCCGGAACGGGGCTGGCCTTTCGGGGCTGGCCCCTTTTGCTTTGGGAGCCTCCCATGAAGCTCATCTGCGGGCTGGGCAACCCCGGGCGCGAGTACGAGCGTCACCGGCACAACATCGGATTCATGGTCGTCGAAGCGCTGCTCTCCCGGGCGCGCGCGGAGCTGAACCAGGAGAAGTTCCAGGCTCGCGTGGGCCAGGGCTCCCTGGGCGGCGAGCGCGTCCTCTTCCTGGAGCCGCAGACCTACATGAACCTCTCGGGCCGCTCCCTGGCCGACGCCGCGCGCTTCTATAAGGTGGCGGTGGAGGACATCCTCGTCATCCACGACGAGTTGGATCTGCCCTTTGGCCGCCTGCAGCTCAAGGCGGGGGGCGGCACGGGCGGACACAACGGGCTCAAGAGCTCCGTGCAATGCCTGGGGGAGGATGGCTTCATCCGCCTGCGCTTCGGCATCAGCAAGCCAGAGGGCCCCAACGCCAAGGAGCGCGTCGCCGGCTACGTGCTCTCCTCTTTCGATGACGGGGAGCGGCGCCAACTGGAGGAGTTCATCGGCCGGGCCTCGGACATGGCGGAGGTCTGGGTCCGCGAGGGGCTCGCGGTGGCCATGAACCGCTTCAACCGCCGCGCCTGAGCCTCCCCCAAGGCAAGGGGCAGGCCCCTGGGAGCCCTCCCCAGGGCTCTGCCGCCTTGACTTTGAGGGGAAGCCCCCCGTAGAAGGCCCCCTCCCTTCCACCCAGGTGGATGGGGATGTTCTTTTTCATCTTCCCGTGTTCGTGCACGGGACGAACGCGAGGGTGACGGGCGCGAGATGTTCCCGTCCCCGGCGGCAGGCCTCTCCGGCCAGCTGACCGTTTCCCCGCTCCCCGGATTGGCCGGGGGGCACTCGACCCCAAGGGGAGAGAACACATGGCTGAAACGACTGCCGCGAAGCGGCTTCGTGAGTACGAGACCATCTACCTGATCAAGCCCGACCTCACCGACGACAACGTGGACCGCATCAAGGAGCGCGTCCGGGGCATCGTCAACCGCGAGGGCGGCAAGCTGATCCGCTTCACGGTGTGGGGCAAGAAGAAGACCCTGTACCCCATCGCGAAGCAGCCGCGCGCCATCTACGTGCAGGCCCACTACCTGGGCAGCTCGGGGCTGGTGGCCGAGGTGGAGCGCAACCTGCGCAACATCGACGAGGTCACCCGCTACCTGTCCGTGAAGCTGGCGGACGAAGTGGATCCCGAGTCCCGTCCGGTGCTCGAGGACGTGAAGCTGGCCGGAGACGTCGAGGAGACCCGTCCGGGCGTCCCCGAGCGTGAGTCCTTCCGCGCCGAACCGGCCGAAGAGGCCGCCGACACCGAGGAGGAGGCCGCCGAGGAGGCTTGATAGCCCCTAGGCCTTCCACGGACCTTTTCGAGAACGAGAACATTCATGAACGGTACGGATAACAAGACGTCTTCTGGAGCGGGCGCACGCAGCGGCGGGTCGGGCGGCGGTGGCCGGGGCGGCGGTTTCGGTGGTGGCGACCGCGGCGGCTTTGGCGGTGGCGACCGGGGTGGTGACCGCGGCGGTTTCGGCGGCGGCGACCGCGGTGATCGCGGTGGCGATCGCGGCATGGACGATGACAAGCGGGGCGGACGCGGCTTTGGCCGCAAGAAGGTCTGCCGCTTCTGCGCCGAGAAGAACGCCAAGGTGGACTTCAAGGATCAGGCCACGCTGAAGTACTTCGTCACCGAGCGCGGCAAGATCATTCCCCGCCGGATCTCCGGCAACTGCGCCAAGCACCAGCGTGAGGTGGCAGTGGCCATCAAGCGCGCCCGCGGCTTGGCGCTCCTCCCCTACAACGCCATGGTCGGCTAACCCCGTCCGGGACTTCGGAGACAACACATGAAGGTCATTCTTCGTGAGGACATCGACGGCCTCGGCAAGTCCGGAGAGCTGGTCACCATCAAGGACGGCTTCGGCCGCAACTTCCTCCTGCCCCGGAAGAAGGCGGTGCTCGCCAACGAGCAGAACATCCGCCAGCTGGAGCACGAGCAGTCCGTCATCACCGCGCGCAACGCCAAGCTGAAGGGCGCTGCCGAGGCGACGGCCAAGAAGATCGGCTCGGTGCAGATCGTCATCAAGCGCAAGGTGGGCGAGCAGGACAAGCTGTTCGGCTCCGTCACCGCGCTGGACATCGCCGAGGCGCTCGCCGCCCAGGGCCAGCAGGTGGATCGCCGCGGCCTGCACCTGCCCGAGCCCATCAAGACGGTGGGCAAGCACGAGGTGGAGCTGCGCCTGCACCGGGACGTGGTCGCCAAGATCAAGGTGGACGTGCAGCCCGAGTAGTGCGTCATCCCACCTTTGGATTCCGAGGGCCGTCCGGGCTTCACCGGGCGGCCCTCTTCTTTTGTCAGGTCAGCCTGTAAACTAGGGCCGCAGATGTCCAACGTCCTTGATGGTCGGGAAGGTCGGCGGGTCCACGAGGATCTCGCTGCGGAGCGCGCGGTGCTGGGTGCCGTGCTGGCCGACAACAGCCTCATCGCGAGCGTGGCGGAGGTCGTCGCCTCGGACGACTTCTCCAGCCCAGCCCACTCGGCCATCTTCGCGGCGATGCTCAAGCTGGACGGCTCCCAGCGGTCGGTGGACCACCTGACCCTGTCCGAGGAGCTGAAGGTGCTGGGGCAGCTGGCCGCGGTGGGCGGCCCCGCGTACCTGATGACGCTGGACCAGGTCGTGCCGCTGGCCAGCAACGCCGTCCAGTACGCCAAGATCGTCAGCGACCAGGCCACCCGCCGACGCCTGGCGGTGGTGGGGCGCGAAATCCTGGAGATGGCCAGCCAGGAGACGGGCGACGTGGAGGTCGTCGTCGACGAGGCGGCGCGCAAGATGTTCCTCCTGGCCGAGAAGCGCCGGGAAGGCGATCTGCTTCCGGTCAGCGACTTGATGGAGCAGACGCTCAACCTGCTCGACAAGATGAAGGCCTCGTCCTCGGGCGTGACGGGCCTGTCCACCGGCTACGTGGACCTGGACATGCAGCTCACCGGCCTGCACTCCGGCGAGCTCATCATCCTCGCGGCCCGCCCGGGCATCGGCAAGACGTCGTTGGCGATGAACATCGCCACGCACGCCGCCCTGGAAGAGGAGCCCAAGGCGGTCGCCATCTTCAGCCTGGAAATGCCCTCGGATCAGCTGCTGATGCGTCTGCTGGCCTCCAGCGCGCGCGTGGACATGAAGAAGCTGCGCGGAGGCCGACTCACGCAGCACGACGAGGAGAAGTTCCAGGAGATGGCGGGCAAGCTCTACAACGCCCCCATCTACATCGACGACTCGGGCGGCCTGTCCCCCTTCGACTTGCGCGCCAAGGCGCGGCGGCTCAAGCAGAAGGACTCGCGGCTGTCGCTCATCGTCATCGACTACCTCCAGCTCATGCACCAGAAGGGCAAGGTGGAGAGCCGCCAGTTGGAGGTGAGCGAAATCTCCCGTGGCCTCAAGCAGCTCGCCAAGGAGCTGGAGGTGCCCATCATCGCCCTCAGCCAGCTCAACCGAAAGGTGGAGGAGCGCAAGGGAGGCAAGCCCATGCTCAGCGACCTGCGCGAGTCCGGCTCCATCGAGCAAGACGCGGACGTGGTGATGTTCATCCACCGCGAAGAGCAGGAAGAAGGCGGGGATGGCGGAGACGGCGGCCGCTCGAGCACCGTCATCCCCGTGGAGCTGATCATCGCCAAGCAGCGCAATGGCCCCGTCGGCTCGATTGATCTCGTCTTCCTCTCGGAGTTCACGCGCTTCGAGAGCCGCGCCCGGGGCGACTTCCAGCAGTAGCGCCGGCGCCCTACCCCTGGCCTGTCCGCAAGTACCGGGTCACGAAAGCCTTCGCCCGGCGCGCGGCGGCGTCCACCGGGCGCCCCCTTCCCAGCTCCACCGCGAGCGCCGAGGCCAACCGGCATCCGGTCCCCCTCAGCCCTGGACGCCGGGCGACGCGGACCCCCGTCAGCAGCTTCGTCTGGCCGGGCAGGCACAGCACATCCACGGCCCCACGCGCCCGGTGCCCACCCTTCACGAACACCGCCCCGAACCCCAGGGAGACCAGCTCCTGGCCTGCCTGCGCGGCCTCCTCCACCGTGCGCACCTCGGAGAGCCCCAACAACCACGCGGCCTCCTCCAAGTTGGGGGTGATGGCCACGCGAGGCCCCGCCAACGCCAGGTAGTGCCGGGCGGACAGGCGCGAGAGGGACTCGCCGCGCGAGCTCCTCACGACCGGATCCACCACCCACCAGGCCTCCACGCCCCGCAGGGCTTCACGCAGCGCCCCCAGCCGGAGGGCATCCGGCACCACCCCCAGCTTCACCGCGTGCAGGGGGCCCAGCTCCCGCGCCGCAGCCACCTGGGCGCGCAGCAGCCGCGGCGGCGTGGCCTCGGTCTGGAAGGTGGTAATGCCCTGCGCCGTCTGCACGGTGGGAATGGCGACTGGAGCCGCCCCCAGGGCCCGCACCGTGGACAGATCCGCCAGCAGGCCCGCCCGGCCCGTGGGCTCATGGCCCGCGAGCAGCAATACCCGAGGAAACGCGCTCACCGCC encodes the following:
- a CDS encoding thymidine kinase, with translation MHQFPKDIGWIEVVCGPMFSGKTEELIRRVKRAVYGKQRVQVFKPKVDDRYDETQVVSHSQLKLTSTPIERAEEIFYHLSADTQVVGIDEVQFFGPEVVQVCEALAYRGVRVICAGLDQDYQGRPFEPMPQLLAVAEYVTKQLAICVVCGNPANRSQRLVSSEARVVVGAAGAYEARCRRCHLGEPTEATPPQTLELFD
- a CDS encoding DUF5658 family protein, with the protein product MAATIEQGLTRIRAGLGTFYISPASVALLLLNLMDGLFTLTFLQLDVAEELNPLMRVAYEHSPLVFMTSKLIIVNAGLTLLCLHRAMRASRLAIRAGALIYAIINVYHLAFLTHLVRHWPLF
- the spoVG gene encoding septation regulator SpoVG, encoding MNITDVRVFPVTEDKLKAYVTITLDHCFVIRDLKVIHGASGLFIAMPAKKRKDGTYKDIAHPLNADTRTEMERVILSEYERQTQQGHLGVSALLAAEAD
- a CDS encoding ribose-phosphate pyrophosphokinase; the encoded protein is MQPSRDFKVFTGSSNPGLAHRICEYLKRPLGKAQVGRFSDGEIQVEIDENVRGQDIFIIQSTCPPSNDHLMELLIYCDALKRASAGSINAVIPYYGYARQDRKVAPRTPITAKLVADLLEVAGASRVVSMDMHAGQIQGFFNIPSDHLYGSPVFLEDLRKRFPDTQDTVIVSPDAGGVERARAYSKRLNSPLAIIDKRRPRPNSSEVMNLIGDVKGKDAILVDDMVDTAGTLTQAAAALKEKGARRVVAYAVHPILSGPALQRIQDSVLEEVVFTDTVPLSPAAQACGKLRVLTTDRLFGEAIARIHRADSLSSLFV
- a CDS encoding 50S ribosomal protein L25/general stress protein Ctc, with amino-acid sequence MSVDKSSLEAKPREGSGKGAARKLRAQGLVPAVVYGKHLEKPVHVAVNPKAVKQAINTPHKFNTLIQLKLDSATHQVLLKDYQTDPLSREILHVDFIDVRDNEQVKVNVPLVLTGKAAGIADGGLLSQIRRELELWALPQAIPEKIEVDVTPLKINQAIHINDLKLPQGVSVKTNVNYTVAVLSAPEREDAGVAAAAAASAATAPAAAAAPAAGAKAGDAKAGDAKAAAPAKAPAKK
- the pth gene encoding aminoacyl-tRNA hydrolase; translated protein: MKLICGLGNPGREYERHRHNIGFMVVEALLSRARAELNQEKFQARVGQGSLGGERVLFLEPQTYMNLSGRSLADAARFYKVAVEDILVIHDELDLPFGRLQLKAGGGTGGHNGLKSSVQCLGEDGFIRLRFGISKPEGPNAKERVAGYVLSSFDDGERRQLEEFIGRASDMAEVWVREGLAVAMNRFNRRA
- the rpsF gene encoding 30S ribosomal protein S6, with the translated sequence MAETTAAKRLREYETIYLIKPDLTDDNVDRIKERVRGIVNREGGKLIRFTVWGKKKTLYPIAKQPRAIYVQAHYLGSSGLVAEVERNLRNIDEVTRYLSVKLADEVDPESRPVLEDVKLAGDVEETRPGVPERESFRAEPAEEAADTEEEAAEEA
- the rpsR gene encoding 30S ribosomal protein S18, whose amino-acid sequence is MNGTDNKTSSGAGARSGGSGGGGRGGGFGGGDRGGFGGGDRGGDRGGFGGGDRGDRGGDRGMDDDKRGGRGFGRKKVCRFCAEKNAKVDFKDQATLKYFVTERGKIIPRRISGNCAKHQREVAVAIKRARGLALLPYNAMVG
- the rplI gene encoding 50S ribosomal protein L9 — translated: MKVILREDIDGLGKSGELVTIKDGFGRNFLLPRKKAVLANEQNIRQLEHEQSVITARNAKLKGAAEATAKKIGSVQIVIKRKVGEQDKLFGSVTALDIAEALAAQGQQVDRRGLHLPEPIKTVGKHEVELRLHRDVVAKIKVDVQPE
- the dnaB gene encoding replicative DNA helicase; the protein is MSNVLDGREGRRVHEDLAAERAVLGAVLADNSLIASVAEVVASDDFSSPAHSAIFAAMLKLDGSQRSVDHLTLSEELKVLGQLAAVGGPAYLMTLDQVVPLASNAVQYAKIVSDQATRRRLAVVGREILEMASQETGDVEVVVDEAARKMFLLAEKRREGDLLPVSDLMEQTLNLLDKMKASSSGVTGLSTGYVDLDMQLTGLHSGELIILAARPGIGKTSLAMNIATHAALEEEPKAVAIFSLEMPSDQLLMRLLASSARVDMKKLRGGRLTQHDEEKFQEMAGKLYNAPIYIDDSGGLSPFDLRAKARRLKQKDSRLSLIVIDYLQLMHQKGKVESRQLEVSEISRGLKQLAKELEVPIIALSQLNRKVEERKGGKPMLSDLRESGSIEQDADVVMFIHREEQEEGGDGGDGGRSSTVIPVELIIAKQRNGPVGSIDLVFLSEFTRFESRARGDFQQ
- a CDS encoding bifunctional hydroxymethylpyrimidine kinase/phosphomethylpyrimidine kinase; the encoded protein is MSAFPRVLLLAGHEPTGRAGLLADLSTVRALGAAPVAIPTVQTAQGITTFQTEATPPRLLRAQVAAARELGPLHAVKLGVVPDALRLGALREALRGVEAWWVVDPVVRSSRGESLSRLSARHYLALAGPRVAITPNLEEAAWLLGLSEVRTVEEAAQAGQELVSLGFGAVFVKGGHRARGAVDVLCLPGQTKLLTGVRVARRPGLRGTGCRLASALAVELGRGRPVDAAARRAKAFVTRYLRTGQG